In one window of Pseudooceanicola aestuarii DNA:
- the ubiE gene encoding bifunctional demethylmenaquinone methyltransferase/2-methoxy-6-polyprenyl-1,4-benzoquinol methylase UbiE produces the protein MNEKTTHFGFQEVPEAEKAGRVQGVFSSVATKYDIMNDAMSLGIHRLWKDAMMDWLAPRPGQKLLDVAGGTGDISFRFLKRAGSGHATVLDLTEPMLVAGRQRAEATAMTDALDWVVGDAMSLPFADNTFDTYTISFGIRNVTRPEVALTEAYRVLRPGGRLMVLEFSQIPTPALQWAYDRYSFNLIPAMGQMIAGDRDSYQYLVESIRKFPDQETFLNMLRTTGFANAKYRNLTMGIACLHSGWKV, from the coding sequence ATGAACGAAAAGACCACACATTTCGGATTTCAGGAAGTGCCGGAGGCCGAGAAGGCCGGCCGCGTGCAAGGCGTCTTCTCCTCCGTCGCCACGAAATACGACATCATGAACGACGCCATGTCGCTGGGCATCCACCGATTGTGGAAAGATGCGATGATGGACTGGCTGGCACCACGCCCCGGTCAAAAACTGCTGGACGTGGCGGGCGGCACCGGGGATATCTCCTTTCGGTTTCTCAAACGCGCGGGTTCCGGCCATGCGACGGTTCTGGACCTGACCGAACCGATGTTGGTCGCCGGCCGGCAACGTGCAGAAGCGACCGCGATGACCGATGCGCTGGACTGGGTGGTGGGGGACGCGATGTCCCTCCCCTTCGCCGACAACACGTTCGACACCTACACGATCAGCTTCGGCATCCGAAACGTCACTCGCCCCGAGGTCGCCCTGACGGAGGCCTACCGCGTGCTGCGTCCCGGCGGTCGGCTGATGGTGCTGGAATTCTCCCAGATCCCGACGCCCGCGCTGCAATGGGCCTATGATCGCTACAGTTTCAACCTGATCCCGGCGATGGGTCAGATGATCGCCGGGGATCGTGACAGCTATCAGTACCTGGTGGAATCGATCCGCAAGTTCCCGGACCAGGAAACCTTCCTGAACATGCTTCGCACGACCGGCTTCGCCAATGCGAAATACCGTAACCTGACCATGGGCATCGCCTGCCTGCACTCCGGCTGGAAGGTCTGA
- a CDS encoding SDR family oxidoreductase, giving the protein MDFHGRTAIVTGGAQGIGAALVRALHAAGAAHVTVADLKGDAAREVAAEVGGLGLEIDLRDRAQIIDMIDRTERDHGPVSLMCSNAGIANAFDLSVTNIAGAAPEEWQAAWEVNVMAHVHAAGHLVPLMKSRGGGYFLHTVSAAGLLSQVGSGPYSTTKHAAVGFAESLALSHRDDGIRVSILCPQGVATPMLSGIGGAGPQAGDGVLSAREVADAALKGVAEERFLILPHPQVTGYMQAKVENYDRWIGGMAKLQRAYRAGAETGTG; this is encoded by the coding sequence ATGGATTTTCACGGCAGAACGGCCATCGTCACCGGCGGGGCGCAGGGCATCGGCGCGGCGCTGGTCCGGGCGCTGCACGCGGCGGGCGCGGCTCATGTTACCGTCGCGGACCTGAAGGGGGACGCAGCGCGGGAGGTCGCCGCAGAGGTCGGCGGACTGGGCCTGGAGATCGATCTGCGCGACCGCGCGCAGATCATCGACATGATCGACCGGACGGAACGGGACCATGGCCCGGTGTCGCTGATGTGTTCCAATGCCGGGATCGCCAACGCTTTCGATCTGAGCGTGACCAATATCGCGGGCGCCGCGCCCGAGGAATGGCAGGCTGCCTGGGAGGTCAACGTGATGGCCCATGTCCATGCCGCCGGCCATCTGGTGCCATTGATGAAATCGCGCGGCGGTGGCTATTTCCTGCACACCGTCTCGGCTGCCGGGCTATTGTCTCAGGTGGGGTCGGGGCCCTATTCGACGACCAAGCACGCTGCCGTCGGCTTTGCGGAATCGCTGGCGCTCAGCCACAGGGACGATGGCATCCGCGTCTCGATCCTGTGTCCGCAGGGGGTGGCGACGCCGATGCTGTCCGGGATCGGCGGCGCCGGCCCGCAGGCCGGTGACGGCGTGCTGAGCGCGCGGGAGGTGGCCGATGCGGCGCTGAAGGGCGTGGCGGAGGAACGGTTCCTGATCCTGCCGCACCCGCAGGTCACCGGCTACATGCAGGCCAAGGTGGAGAATTACGACCGCTGGATCGGTGGTATGGCCAAGCTGCAACGCGCCTATCGCGCCGGTGCGGAGACCGGCACGGGCTGA
- the mutM gene encoding bifunctional DNA-formamidopyrimidine glycosylase/DNA-(apurinic or apyrimidinic site) lyase, producing MPELPEVETVRTGLSPAMEGAVITRAQVNRPDLRWPFPDRMADRLTGRKVERLRRRSKYILADLDGGESLLIHLGMSGRMTVSGDPLGQFVHDHPAAEKHDHVVLDMDNGARVTFNDPRRFGAMDLLPTDGAQAHPLLARLGPEPLGNSFDGVYLAQALKFRRSPIKAALLDQRVVAGLGNIYVCEALFRAGISPLRRCDRIASARLTALAPIIRDVLAEAIAAGGSSLKDFRQASGELGYFQHRFEVYGREAEACRAPDCGASIRREVQSGRSSFFCPQCQR from the coding sequence ATGCCCGAACTGCCCGAAGTGGAAACCGTCCGTACTGGTCTCTCCCCCGCGATGGAAGGGGCCGTGATCACCCGCGCGCAGGTGAATCGTCCCGACCTGCGCTGGCCCTTTCCCGACCGCATGGCCGATCGCCTGACCGGCCGCAAGGTAGAGCGGCTGCGCCGCAGGTCCAAGTATATCCTGGCGGACCTCGACGGCGGCGAAAGCCTGCTGATCCATCTGGGCATGTCCGGGCGTATGACCGTGTCCGGCGATCCGCTTGGCCAGTTCGTGCATGACCACCCGGCGGCGGAGAAACATGACCATGTGGTGCTGGACATGGACAATGGCGCGCGGGTCACCTTCAACGATCCCCGGCGGTTCGGGGCGATGGACCTGCTTCCCACCGATGGCGCGCAGGCGCATCCCCTGTTGGCCCGGCTGGGGCCGGAACCGTTGGGAAATTCCTTTGACGGGGTCTACCTGGCGCAGGCTCTGAAATTCCGGCGCAGCCCGATCAAGGCGGCGCTGCTGGATCAGCGGGTCGTGGCGGGGCTGGGCAATATCTACGTCTGCGAAGCGCTTTTTCGCGCCGGGATCTCGCCCTTGCGACGATGTGACCGGATTGCATCAGCGCGGCTGACCGCGCTGGCGCCGATCATCCGCGATGTGTTGGCGGAGGCGATCGCGGCGGGCGGTTCCAGCCTCAAGGATTTCCGGCAGGCGAGCGGCGAACTTGGCTATTTTCAGCATCGTTTCGAGGTCTATGGCCGCGAGGCTGAGGCCTGCCGCGCGCCCGATTGCGGCGCCTCGATTCGGCGGGAAGTGCAGTCGGGGCGGTCGTCCTTCTTCTGCCCGCAATGTCAAAGATAG
- a CDS encoding phosphotransferase family protein: protein MPPEIVTCLRRLGLGEPGAVTPLRGGRRNIVWRVAMPGGDVAVKLYDPHQESRVFPNNPKAEALALKVLSGHGLAPEFLAQDTAGKTQPLVVYRYLTGHVGEYAPTAIGRLLRKLHGVPSPRLRSAPDGSATLRREVLRMAQALPEGLREDLMFHLPERDVPPCNQKVFLHGDPVPGNILSEDDGLRLIDWQCPAQGDPVHDLAIHLSPGMNVLYGAAPPCGAYRKAFLQGYGDPKVADRLQALTPFYHAWLAAYCAIRVAQGEVDYRAAMELELSALRKN from the coding sequence ATGCCACCGGAGATTGTCACCTGCTTGCGTCGGCTGGGCCTGGGCGAGCCAGGGGCGGTGACGCCCCTTCGGGGTGGCAGGCGCAACATTGTCTGGCGGGTAGCCATGCCTGGCGGTGACGTCGCGGTCAAACTGTATGATCCGCATCAGGAAAGTCGGGTTTTTCCCAACAATCCCAAGGCGGAAGCGCTCGCATTGAAGGTTCTGTCGGGGCATGGACTTGCGCCGGAGTTTCTAGCGCAGGATACGGCGGGGAAGACACAACCTTTGGTTGTCTATCGCTACCTGACGGGACATGTGGGAGAATATGCTCCGACGGCTATTGGGCGATTGTTGCGCAAGTTGCATGGAGTGCCATCGCCACGATTGCGAAGCGCACCCGATGGCTCAGCCACGTTGCGCAGAGAGGTGCTCCGGATGGCGCAGGCGCTGCCAGAGGGATTGAGAGAAGATCTCATGTTTCATCTGCCCGAGCGTGATGTGCCCCCATGCAATCAGAAGGTGTTTCTTCATGGCGATCCGGTACCTGGGAATATCCTGTCTGAGGACGACGGACTGCGTTTGATCGATTGGCAATGTCCCGCGCAGGGTGACCCTGTCCATGACCTTGCTATTCACCTCTCACCGGGGATGAACGTCCTGTACGGCGCTGCTCCGCCCTGCGGGGCCTACCGAAAGGCATTTCTGCAAGGATACGGAGATCCAAAGGTTGCCGATAGGTTGCAAGCTCTGACACCGTTCTATCATGCTTGGCTGGCAGCCTATTGTGCCATCCGTGTGGCGCAGGGAGAGGTGGATTACCGCGCGGCCATGGAACTGGAGCTGAGCGCATTGCGCAAAAATTAA
- a CDS encoding helix-turn-helix domain-containing protein, with protein MICRKDVSEDRAAQSDSRAEMAQRLRDLREARGLTIQTVADRAGIAISTVSKIERNLMVPTYDRFVRLARALEVELADLFGEGGRKFEPGGLVIARHGDTVAMETEGNRFDVLFPGVAHITMTPMICTLTPLAQMDGVSPAGHPGEEFLLVLEGQALVRLDGVEDVILGAGDSLYFDSVRPHFYAGLGDTAARVLIVGANLEHHRLSAVRAGAQDRDGGQGGGQDEGTRG; from the coding sequence GTGATTTGCCGAAAAGATGTTTCAGAAGACCGGGCGGCGCAGAGCGACAGCCGGGCGGAGATGGCGCAGCGGCTGCGCGACCTGCGCGAGGCGCGCGGGCTGACAATCCAGACGGTCGCGGACCGGGCCGGGATCGCGATTTCGACGGTCTCCAAGATCGAGCGGAACCTGATGGTGCCGACGTATGACCGCTTTGTCCGGCTGGCGCGTGCGCTGGAGGTGGAACTGGCCGACCTGTTCGGAGAGGGCGGCCGCAAATTCGAGCCGGGCGGCCTGGTGATTGCCCGCCACGGCGATACCGTGGCCATGGAGACCGAGGGCAACCGGTTCGATGTCCTGTTTCCCGGTGTCGCCCATATCACCATGACACCGATGATCTGCACCCTGACCCCCTTGGCTCAGATGGACGGAGTCAGCCCCGCCGGCCATCCGGGAGAAGAGTTTCTTCTGGTTCTTGAAGGGCAGGCGCTGGTGCGGTTGGATGGGGTGGAAGACGTGATTCTGGGGGCAGGCGACAGCCTGTACTTCGACAGCGTCCGCCCGCATTTCTACGCCGGGCTGGGCGATACCGCGGCGCGGGTATTGATCGTCGGTGCCAACCTTGAGCATCACCGGCTTTCCGCGGTCCGCGCGGGAGCGCAGGACCGGGACGGCGGTCAGGGTGGTGGCCAAGACGAAGGGACGAGGGGCTGA
- the rpsT gene encoding 30S ribosomal protein S20, with product MANSPQSKKRARQADRREAVNKTRRSRIRTFLRKVEEAIASGDKTAAQTALRNAQPELMRGVTKGVFHKNTAARKMSRLSSRVKAIA from the coding sequence ATGGCTAACTCGCCCCAATCCAAGAAACGCGCCCGTCAGGCCGACCGCCGTGAGGCAGTGAACAAGACGCGCCGCTCGCGGATCCGCACCTTCCTCCGCAAGGTCGAGGAAGCGATCGCGTCCGGTGACAAGACCGCCGCTCAGACTGCCCTGCGCAACGCTCAACCCGAGCTGATGCGCGGCGTCACCAAGGGTGTCTTTCACAAGAATACCGCAGCGCGGAAGATGTCGCGCCTGTCCTCGCGGGTCAAGGCGATCGCCTGA
- the ubiB gene encoding 2-polyprenylphenol 6-hydroxylase, protein MRGPHNIWRLIRTGATLERTGAMGVVLDAYEAPPLLRAAARILGWPFQWLGDRGDPAMPPATRALTALGPAYIKFGQVLSTRPDLVGADLARQLRVLQDKLPPFGMDEARHAVEAELGRPLDEIYSEFSEPVAAASIAQVHHARLREDGREVAVKILRPGIERAFRRDVDAFYLAATLIEGLSSSFRRLHPSDVIEHFDGVVRAELDLRLEAAAASEFAANTEKDQGFRLPAVQWDLSSRRVMTMDWMDGVPMGDNVALDAAGHDRAVLGERVLQLFLNHALRDGYFHADMHQGNLKVGPDGTIIAYDFGIMGHIDEYTRRVYAEILYGFIRRDYRRVAEVHFEAGYVPADRDVDEFARALRAVGEPIFGMDATRISMGRLLSYLFEVTEKFGMETRTELILLQRTMVVVEGVARSLNPQINIWEIAQPIVQDYIGKNLGPRALARDLTRAAQVMARFGPRLPRLVEQALMRQVAEPKPLRPNRWRAAVIWATIGGAVGAALTLAIGLAG, encoded by the coding sequence ATGCGCGGCCCGCACAATATCTGGCGTCTGATCCGCACCGGCGCCACGCTGGAACGCACCGGCGCCATGGGCGTGGTGCTCGACGCCTACGAAGCGCCCCCCTTGCTGCGCGCCGCCGCCCGAATCCTCGGCTGGCCCTTTCAATGGCTGGGGGACAGGGGCGATCCCGCGATGCCCCCGGCCACCCGTGCGTTGACCGCCCTTGGCCCGGCCTACATCAAATTCGGGCAAGTCTTGTCCACCCGCCCCGATCTGGTGGGCGCCGACCTGGCACGCCAGTTGCGCGTTCTCCAGGACAAGCTCCCTCCCTTCGGCATGGACGAAGCCCGGCACGCCGTCGAGGCGGAGTTGGGCCGACCGCTGGACGAGATCTACTCGGAGTTTTCCGAACCCGTCGCCGCCGCTTCCATCGCTCAGGTGCATCATGCGCGGCTCCGCGAGGATGGACGTGAGGTCGCTGTGAAAATCCTCCGCCCCGGGATCGAACGGGCGTTCCGGCGCGACGTTGATGCCTTCTACCTCGCCGCCACTCTCATCGAAGGGTTGTCCAGCAGCTTCCGGCGGCTGCACCCCTCCGATGTGATCGAACATTTTGACGGAGTCGTTCGCGCCGAACTGGATCTTCGCCTCGAAGCCGCCGCCGCCAGCGAATTCGCCGCCAACACCGAGAAAGACCAGGGCTTCCGCCTGCCTGCGGTTCAATGGGATCTGTCCAGCCGCCGGGTCATGACCATGGACTGGATGGACGGCGTCCCGATGGGCGACAATGTCGCGCTGGATGCCGCGGGCCACGATCGCGCGGTGCTGGGCGAACGGGTGCTGCAATTGTTCCTCAACCATGCGCTCCGCGATGGCTATTTTCACGCCGACATGCACCAGGGCAATTTGAAGGTCGGCCCTGACGGCACTATCATCGCCTATGATTTCGGGATCATGGGCCATATCGACGAATACACCCGCCGGGTCTACGCCGAGATCCTCTACGGCTTCATCAGGCGCGATTATCGTCGTGTCGCCGAAGTCCATTTCGAGGCCGGCTACGTCCCTGCCGACCGGGATGTCGACGAATTCGCGCGCGCCCTTCGAGCTGTTGGCGAACCGATTTTCGGCATGGATGCGACGCGAATTTCCATGGGCCGACTTCTTTCCTACCTCTTTGAGGTGACTGAGAAATTCGGAATGGAAACGCGCACAGAGCTGATCCTTCTGCAACGCACCATGGTCGTGGTCGAAGGCGTGGCACGATCGCTGAACCCGCAGATCAACATCTGGGAAATCGCCCAGCCCATCGTTCAGGACTATATCGGCAAGAACCTCGGCCCGCGCGCGCTGGCCCGTGACCTGACAAGGGCCGCACAGGTGATGGCCAGGTTCGGGCCGCGACTACCGCGGCTGGTTGAGCAGGCGTTGATGCGTCAGGTTGCCGAGCCCAAACCGCTACGGCCAAACCGCTGGCGCGCCGCGGTGATCTGGGCCACCATCGGTGGTGCGGTCGGTGCCGCGCTGACGTTGGCAATTGGTCTGGCAGGGTGA
- a CDS encoding sulfatase-like hydrolase/transferase, giving the protein MNILFIMYDQLRFDYMGCAGHPHLKTPNFDRLAARGLRFTQAHVQSPICGASRMCFYTGRYASSHGAQWNGFPLRVGERTLGDHLRDAGMSCHLIGKTHMVADAEGMARLGLSPDSVIGARQAECGFDPVVRDDGLWGVGPAGAYDRKRSPYNDFLKSRGYPSDNPWADFANAGIVDGQMASGWFTANADKPANIREEDSETPWLTDRCLEFLDTARGPWCAHLSYIKPHWPYIVPAPYHALYGVEHVLPPVRSPAERDDPHPVFRAFMESEIARTFARDEVRAKVIPAYMGLIRQCDDQLGRILDRLDTTGESANTMIVLTSDHGDYLGDHWLGEKDLFHQQSVKVPLIIVDPRPAADGTRGTTCDALVESIDLAATFIETAGAEVPRHIVEGRSLLPFLHGETPETWREVTISEYDYSTTPMRKSLDVAIPDARLFMVFDGRWKLIHAEGGFRPMLFDLQSDPQEVQDRGADPGCAQQVARLRAHLHRWALRSAQRVTRSDAQIEAAQGPEGRVGILRHVFDPGDAPEDFTAAYRGPAPADYTGG; this is encoded by the coding sequence GTGAATATTCTGTTCATCATGTATGACCAGCTGCGGTTCGACTACATGGGCTGTGCCGGGCATCCACACCTGAAGACGCCCAATTTCGACCGCCTCGCCGCGCGCGGTCTGCGGTTCACCCAGGCGCATGTGCAATCGCCGATCTGTGGTGCCAGCCGGATGTGTTTCTACACCGGGCGCTACGCCTCCTCCCACGGGGCGCAATGGAACGGATTCCCGCTGCGAGTGGGCGAACGCACGCTGGGCGATCACCTGCGCGACGCGGGCATGTCCTGCCACCTGATCGGCAAGACCCACATGGTCGCCGACGCCGAGGGCATGGCCCGGCTGGGCCTGTCCCCGGACAGCGTGATCGGCGCGCGGCAGGCAGAATGCGGGTTCGATCCGGTGGTGCGCGACGACGGCCTGTGGGGCGTTGGACCGGCCGGCGCCTACGACCGCAAGCGCAGCCCCTACAACGATTTCCTGAAATCCCGCGGCTATCCTTCGGACAACCCCTGGGCCGATTTTGCCAATGCCGGCATCGTTGACGGCCAGATGGCCAGCGGCTGGTTCACCGCCAATGCCGACAAGCCCGCCAACATCCGCGAAGAAGACAGCGAAACACCCTGGCTGACCGATCGCTGTCTCGAGTTCCTGGACACCGCGCGCGGGCCGTGGTGCGCGCACCTGTCATATATCAAACCACATTGGCCCTATATCGTGCCCGCGCCCTACCACGCGCTTTACGGGGTGGAGCATGTTCTGCCCCCGGTGCGCAGCCCGGCGGAACGGGACGACCCCCACCCCGTGTTTCGCGCCTTCATGGAAAGCGAGATCGCCCGCACCTTCGCCCGCGACGAGGTCCGGGCGAAGGTGATCCCGGCCTATATGGGGCTGATCCGGCAATGCGACGACCAGCTGGGCCGGATCCTGGACCGGCTGGACACCACCGGAGAGAGCGCCAACACCATGATCGTCCTGACCTCCGATCACGGCGATTACCTGGGCGACCATTGGTTGGGCGAAAAGGATCTGTTTCACCAGCAATCGGTGAAAGTGCCGCTGATCATCGTCGACCCCCGGCCCGCCGCCGATGGCACGCGGGGCACGACCTGTGACGCGCTGGTCGAATCCATCGACCTGGCCGCCACCTTCATCGAGACGGCAGGCGCGGAAGTGCCGCGCCATATCGTCGAGGGCCGGTCCCTGTTGCCGTTCCTGCACGGGGAGACGCCGGAGACATGGCGCGAGGTGACGATTTCCGAATACGACTACTCCACCACGCCGATGCGCAAGTCGCTGGACGTGGCCATCCCGGATGCGCGGCTGTTCATGGTCTTTGACGGCCGGTGGAAACTGATCCACGCCGAGGGTGGATTCCGTCCCATGCTGTTCGACCTGCAAAGCGATCCGCAGGAGGTTCAGGACCGTGGCGCCGATCCCGGTTGCGCCCAGCAGGTGGCGCGGCTTAGGGCGCATCTGCACCGCTGGGCGCTGCGGTCGGCACAGCGGGTGACCCGCTCCGACGCCCAGATCGAGGCGGCGCAGGGGCCGGAGGGGCGTGTGGGCATCCTGCGCCACGTCTTCGATCCGGGCGACGCACCGGAGGACTTCACAGCCGCCTATCGTGGCCCCGCTCCCGCCGACTACACCGGCGGGTAG
- a CDS encoding enoyl-CoA hydratase — protein MAYETIIVEIEDHIALIKLNRPDAMNALNQQVFTELAEALGAAQKNDKVRCIVLAGSEKYFAAGADIKMMSEKSFVDVFAGDLFSAEAGAILRVRKPIIAAVSGYALGGGCELAMMCDFIIASDTAKFGQPEINLGVIAGIGGTQRLTRAVGKAKAMDMNLTGRFMDAQEAERSGLVSRVVPCKKLMEEAMSAAEKIAEKSMITVMAVKEAVNRSQEVSLSEGLLFERRVFNALFATEDQKEGMNAFLEKREAQFRDR, from the coding sequence ATGGCCTACGAGACGATCATCGTCGAAATCGAAGATCACATCGCGCTTATCAAACTGAACCGCCCGGACGCGATGAACGCATTGAACCAGCAGGTCTTTACCGAGTTGGCAGAGGCCCTGGGCGCGGCACAGAAGAACGACAAGGTGCGCTGCATCGTTCTGGCCGGGTCCGAAAAATATTTCGCCGCGGGGGCCGATATCAAGATGATGTCGGAGAAAAGCTTCGTCGATGTCTTTGCCGGGGATCTCTTCTCTGCCGAGGCGGGCGCCATCCTGCGGGTCCGCAAGCCGATCATCGCCGCCGTGTCGGGCTATGCCCTTGGCGGCGGCTGCGAATTGGCGATGATGTGCGATTTCATCATCGCGTCGGATACGGCCAAGTTCGGCCAGCCGGAAATCAACCTGGGCGTGATCGCCGGGATCGGTGGCACGCAGCGCCTGACCCGCGCGGTCGGCAAGGCCAAGGCGATGGACATGAACCTGACCGGCCGCTTCATGGATGCCCAGGAGGCGGAGCGTTCGGGCCTCGTCTCGCGCGTGGTTCCGTGCAAGAAGCTGATGGAAGAGGCGATGTCCGCCGCCGAGAAGATCGCGGAGAAATCCATGATCACGGTCATGGCGGTCAAGGAGGCGGTGAACCGCTCGCAGGAGGTGTCCCTGTCGGAGGGGCTGCTGTTCGAACGCCGGGTGTTCAACGCGCTGTTCGCGACCGAAGACCAGAAGGAGGGCATGAACGCCTTTCTGGAAAAGCGCGAGGCGCAGTTCCGCGACCGCTGA